One window of the Deltaproteobacteria bacterium genome contains the following:
- a CDS encoding TRAP transporter large permease subunit produces MVLLPTLEAAVRRLTGSGVPGAAVYTQHLTLWVGFLGAMLATSSGHHLALSTVDFLREGWPRELARSFGSAVTTLICAVLAYASFDMVLLDKGRVDTLAGGVPEWWFEVVMPIGFAVMSVRGAMKAPTRRSRIFCFVIIAAVLPFVVSRALAVKGAGFLTMPDGPTLLHGHTARFGAPAGLLLFASFLLGAPVFVVMAGFALLLFYLAATPVASVPAETFRLVVSPTLPAIPLLTVAGYVLAEGGASRRLVRAAQGWFGWMPGGLAVMAAFVCALFTTFTGASGVTILALGGIILPALISEKYPEGFSLGLVTAAGSLGLLFPPSLPVILYGVVAGVAIDHLYIGGLVPGLLMVVLVAAYGVWMGIRNKTPRQRFEAREALRALWVAKWDLGLPLLIIVAVASGFATIVESAALGAAYAIVAEIVLHRDVHPTRDLPRVLVHASTLVGSVVILLGVALGMTSYLVDAEIPTRLLTWVQAHIHSQWEFLLALNVLLLVLGSVLEIYSAIVVLAPLVAPLGAAFGVEPVHLGVVFLANLELGFLFPPMGLNLFLSASRFQKPLPLLYRKALPFLVIMAVGVLLITYVPAITTGVVSLLKPAR; encoded by the coding sequence ATGGTGCTTCTTCCCACTCTCGAGGCGGCAGTCCGCCGGCTCACCGGCTCCGGCGTTCCCGGTGCGGCCGTCTACACCCAGCACCTCACGCTCTGGGTCGGCTTCCTCGGCGCGATGCTCGCCACTTCCAGCGGACACCATCTCGCGCTTTCCACCGTCGACTTCCTCCGCGAGGGTTGGCCGCGCGAGCTGGCGCGGTCGTTTGGCAGCGCCGTCACGACACTGATCTGCGCCGTCCTCGCTTACGCGTCATTCGACATGGTGCTGCTCGACAAGGGCCGGGTCGACACGCTGGCCGGCGGCGTTCCCGAATGGTGGTTCGAAGTGGTGATGCCGATCGGCTTCGCGGTGATGTCGGTGCGCGGAGCGATGAAGGCACCGACCCGGCGGTCGAGGATCTTCTGCTTCGTCATCATCGCAGCGGTGCTGCCGTTCGTCGTCTCGCGCGCCCTCGCGGTCAAGGGCGCCGGCTTTCTCACCATGCCCGATGGGCCGACGCTGCTGCACGGTCACACCGCGCGCTTCGGCGCGCCCGCGGGCCTTCTCCTGTTCGCCTCGTTCCTGCTCGGGGCTCCCGTGTTCGTGGTGATGGCGGGCTTCGCGCTGCTGCTCTTCTACCTGGCGGCGACGCCGGTCGCTTCCGTCCCGGCGGAGACCTTCCGGCTCGTGGTCTCTCCGACGCTCCCCGCCATCCCGCTGCTCACCGTGGCCGGGTACGTGCTCGCCGAAGGGGGCGCGTCCAGGCGGCTGGTGCGCGCGGCACAGGGCTGGTTCGGCTGGATGCCCGGGGGCCTCGCGGTGATGGCGGCGTTCGTCTGCGCCCTCTTCACCACTTTCACCGGCGCGAGCGGCGTCACCATCCTCGCGCTCGGCGGGATCATCCTGCCCGCCCTGATCAGCGAGAAATATCCCGAAGGCTTTTCGCTCGGCCTCGTCACTGCCGCGGGGAGCCTCGGGCTCCTCTTCCCCCCGTCCCTGCCGGTGATTCTCTACGGCGTCGTCGCCGGAGTAGCCATCGATCATCTGTACATCGGCGGCCTGGTTCCCGGCCTGCTGATGGTCGTCCTGGTGGCCGCGTACGGGGTGTGGATGGGAATCCGGAACAAGACGCCGCGACAGCGCTTCGAGGCGCGGGAGGCGTTGCGCGCGCTCTGGGTCGCGAAGTGGGACCTGGGCCTGCCGCTCTTGATCATCGTCGCGGTGGCGAGCGGTTTCGCCACCATCGTCGAGTCGGCAGCGCTGGGAGCGGCCTACGCCATCGTCGCCGAGATCGTCCTTCACCGGGATGTGCACCCGACGCGCGACCTCCCGCGCGTGCTCGTCCACGCTTCCACGCTGGTAGGCAGCGTCGTCATCCTGCTCGGCGTCGCCCTGGGCATGACCAGTTATCTGGTCGACGCGGAAATTCCTACCCGCTTGCTCACCTGGGTGCAGGCGCACATCCATTCGCAGTGGGAGTTCCTGCTCGCGCTCAACGTGCTCTTGCTGGTGCTCGGGAGCGTGCTCGAGATCTACTCGGCCATCGTCGTGCTCGCGCCACTGGTCGCGCCGCTCGGGGCCGCGTTCGGCGTCGAGCCCGTGCACCTGGGAGTGGTCTTCCTCGCCAACCTGGAGCTGGGATTCCTCTTTCCGCCGATGGGGCTCAACCTCTTCCTCAGCGCGTCGCGTTTCCAGAAGCCGCTGCCGCTGCTCTACCGGAAGGCGCTGCCCTTCCTGGTGATCATGGCCGTCGGAGTGCTGCTGATCACGTACGTGCCGGCGATCACCACCGGCGTGGTGTCTTTGCTGAAGCCCGCGCGTTAA
- a CDS encoding DUF2804 domain-containing protein, translating into MSEAHTLASPLPTAPERLAAEDGTPRFGLYAGSVADARFGTLKHVPGLLERRLIEKRWQYVFLSTPEMMLALAVIDCGYLSTGICAVFDRGSGRMLVDDNPVLPPICAQVAEEPSSGMSARLLGPRIRARMQRAGSRMSIQATWAHADVDLLLETDRAPPPITAIAPAGAAGRFDLTQKTVLVPAEGEVRAGNVHFPVHGAFAGLDYTHGLLARETAWRWAFGCGRAGPRLVAFNFSDGFLQGDGENAVWIDGEPRGVGPITFSFESQAPLAPWRVQGGEGRVDLTFHPEGFRAQTIDLKLIASRYLQPFGTFSGQIDGVAIEGLPGVTEDHAARW; encoded by the coding sequence ATGTCCGAAGCGCACACGCTGGCGTCGCCGCTGCCGACAGCGCCGGAGCGCCTCGCCGCCGAAGATGGAACGCCCCGGTTCGGCCTTTACGCCGGTTCGGTGGCGGATGCCCGCTTCGGAACGCTGAAGCACGTCCCGGGCCTGCTCGAGCGCCGCCTGATCGAGAAGAGATGGCAGTACGTCTTTCTCTCCACGCCGGAGATGATGCTGGCGCTGGCGGTCATCGACTGCGGATACCTGTCGACCGGCATCTGCGCCGTCTTCGACCGCGGTTCGGGGCGAATGCTCGTCGACGACAATCCGGTGCTGCCGCCGATCTGCGCGCAGGTGGCTGAAGAACCTTCGAGCGGGATGTCGGCGCGGTTGCTCGGCCCTCGCATTCGCGCGCGGATGCAGCGGGCGGGAAGCCGCATGTCCATCCAGGCGACCTGGGCGCATGCGGACGTGGACCTGCTCCTCGAGACGGACCGGGCGCCTCCGCCGATTACGGCCATCGCTCCCGCCGGCGCTGCCGGACGCTTCGATCTCACGCAGAAGACCGTGCTGGTTCCGGCGGAAGGCGAGGTGCGCGCGGGAAACGTCCATTTCCCTGTGCACGGCGCATTCGCCGGCCTCGACTACACGCATGGCCTGCTCGCGCGCGAGACCGCCTGGCGATGGGCGTTTGGGTGCGGACGCGCAGGTCCCCGCCTCGTCGCCTTCAACTTCAGCGACGGCTTTCTCCAGGGCGACGGCGAGAACGCAGTGTGGATCGACGGCGAGCCGCGTGGGGTCGGGCCAATCACATTCTCGTTCGAATCGCAGGCGCCGCTCGCGCCCTGGCGCGTTCAAGGTGGGGAGGGGCGCGTCGACCTCACCTTCCACCCCGAGGGGTTCCGCGCGCAGACGATCGATCTGAAGCTGATCGCCAGCCGCTATCTGCAGCCGTTCGGGACCTTCTCGGGCCAGATTGACGGGGTCGCCATCGAAGGCCTCCCCGGCGTCACCGAAGATCATGCTGCCCGGTGGTGA
- a CDS encoding citrate synthase — MNAGKEELLDLQVIEGTEGERAVDISDLRGKTGLVTLDPAFMNTASTESAITFLDGERGILRYRGVPIEELGERSTFTETAYLLIYGHLPTRDEMTRWERLLTRHSMIHEDMRRFFDGYPMTAHPMAILSAMVSSLSSFYPYALNAKADEYRDITIARLIAKLPTIAAFSYKKNIGHPFMYPRNDLDYCANFLRMMFAVPAEEYRPDPVAVRALNLLLILHADHEQNCSTSTVRMVGSAQTNLFASISAGICALWGPLHGGANQEVMDMLEDIRKKGLSAQEFIGQVKDKKSGIRLMGFGHRVYKNFDPRAKIIKKACDDVLEKLGVKDPMLDLAKQLEETALRDPYFVERKLYPNVDFYSGIIYKALGIPTQMFTVMFALGRLPGWIAHWKEMIEDPSTKIGRPRQIYTGPRETHYVSLEKRG, encoded by the coding sequence ATGAATGCAGGCAAGGAAGAGCTGCTGGACCTTCAGGTCATAGAGGGAACCGAGGGCGAGCGGGCAGTCGACATCTCCGACCTGCGCGGGAAGACGGGACTGGTGACGCTCGATCCGGCGTTCATGAACACCGCTTCGACGGAGAGCGCCATCACCTTCCTCGACGGCGAGCGGGGCATCCTGCGCTACCGCGGCGTTCCCATCGAGGAGCTGGGGGAGAGGAGCACCTTCACCGAGACGGCGTATCTGTTGATCTACGGCCACCTGCCTACGCGGGACGAGATGACCCGCTGGGAGCGGCTGCTCACCCGCCACTCGATGATCCATGAGGACATGCGCCGGTTCTTCGACGGATACCCGATGACCGCGCACCCGATGGCGATCCTCTCCGCGATGGTGTCGTCGCTCAGCTCGTTCTATCCCTACGCGCTGAACGCAAAGGCCGACGAATACCGCGATATCACCATCGCGCGCCTGATCGCCAAGCTGCCCACCATCGCGGCTTTCTCGTACAAGAAGAACATCGGGCATCCGTTCATGTACCCGCGCAACGACCTCGACTATTGCGCGAACTTCCTCCGGATGATGTTCGCGGTCCCGGCGGAGGAATACCGCCCCGACCCGGTCGCGGTGCGGGCGCTCAATCTATTGCTGATCCTCCACGCCGATCACGAGCAGAACTGCTCGACCAGCACCGTCCGCATGGTCGGCTCCGCCCAGACGAACCTCTTCGCCAGCATCTCCGCGGGCATCTGCGCGCTGTGGGGTCCTCTGCACGGCGGCGCGAACCAGGAAGTGATGGACATGCTGGAGGACATCCGGAAGAAGGGGCTGAGCGCGCAGGAGTTCATCGGCCAGGTCAAGGACAAGAAGAGCGGCATCCGGCTGATGGGATTCGGCCACCGCGTCTACAAGAACTTCGACCCCCGGGCGAAGATCATCAAGAAGGCGTGCGACGACGTCCTCGAGAAGCTGGGCGTCAAGGACCCGATGCTCGACCTCGCGAAGCAGCTGGAGGAGACCGCGCTGCGCGACCCGTACTTCGTCGAGCGCAAGCTGTACCCGAACGTCGACTTCTACTCGGGCATCATCTACAAGGCGCTGGGGATCCCCACCCAGATGTTCACCGTGATGTTCGCGCTGGGCCGGCTGCCGGGGTGGATCGCGCACTGGAAGGAGATGATCGAGGATCCTTCCACGAAGATCGGCCGTCCGCGGCAGATCTATACGGGTCCGCGGGAGACCCACTACGTCTCGCTGGAGAAGCGGGGTTAA
- a CDS encoding C4-dicarboxylate ABC transporter substrate-binding protein: MNRLALALTLAATAASAQAPVRIKLGTLAPQGSTWHQLLMSMAQDVSKTTNGKVELKIYAGGTQGNEGEMIRKMSIGQLHAASITAIGLHEITPEPQAEDVPFMIDSYEEYDYVHEKIRGKLEDAIARRNYQVLHWGEVGFVYLFSTQPYRTPVDFGKGKVFTWNGDPGAEAAWKAAGFHPVVLSSTDLVPSLTSGMINVVAQSPLYAYTTNLYSRARNMLNMHWGFLTGATVVRKDTWEKIPEDLRQKVLEIAEDYGKKTRDDIRKQNEDAIAQMKKRGLNVVQPTSLEEWQKAAEEANEVVRGKVVPAGIYDEVKKLRDEYRAQHRR; this comes from the coding sequence ATGAATCGACTCGCGCTCGCGCTCACCCTCGCCGCCACCGCCGCCTCCGCGCAGGCGCCCGTGCGCATCAAGCTCGGAACCCTGGCGCCGCAGGGATCGACCTGGCACCAGCTGCTGATGTCGATGGCGCAGGACGTCTCCAAGACGACGAACGGCAAGGTAGAGCTGAAGATCTACGCCGGCGGCACGCAGGGCAACGAAGGCGAGATGATCCGGAAGATGTCGATCGGGCAGCTCCACGCCGCGTCGATCACCGCCATCGGGCTGCACGAGATCACGCCCGAGCCGCAGGCGGAGGACGTGCCGTTCATGATCGACTCCTACGAGGAGTACGACTACGTCCATGAGAAGATCCGCGGCAAGCTGGAGGACGCGATCGCCCGGCGCAACTACCAGGTGCTGCATTGGGGCGAGGTCGGGTTCGTCTATCTCTTCTCCACCCAGCCGTACCGGACGCCGGTGGACTTCGGGAAAGGGAAGGTCTTCACCTGGAACGGCGATCCCGGCGCGGAGGCGGCCTGGAAGGCGGCAGGGTTCCATCCGGTCGTCCTCTCCTCCACCGACCTCGTCCCTTCGCTGACTTCCGGGATGATCAACGTCGTCGCCCAGTCGCCGCTCTACGCGTACACGACCAACCTGTACTCCCGCGCCCGCAATATGTTGAACATGCATTGGGGATTCCTCACCGGCGCCACGGTGGTGCGGAAAGACACCTGGGAGAAGATCCCCGAAGACCTGCGCCAGAAGGTGCTGGAGATCGCCGAGGACTACGGAAAGAAGACGCGCGACGACATCCGCAAGCAGAACGAGGACGCGATCGCGCAGATGAAGAAGCGGGGCCTCAACGTCGTGCAGCCCACGAGCCTCGAGGAGTGGCAGAAGGCGGCGGAGGAAGCGAACGAGGTCGTGCGGGGCAAGGTCGTACCGGCGGGGATCTACGACGAAGTGAAAAAGCTCCGCGACGAGTACCGCGCCCAGCACAGGCGATGA